The sequence TATCATGGAACTACCATTTCCGGTAAAGTTTTCGATAGTTCTGTAAAAAGAGGAACTCCAGCATCTTTTCCTTTGAATAGAGTGATTTCCGGATGGACAGAAGCGCTTCAGCTAATGCCAGTAGGAAGTAAGTGGAGGCTGATTATTCCACCGCATTTAGCGTACGGAGATCAGGAGATCAGCAAAGAAATCGGACCAAACAGTACCCTTGTTTTCGAAGTGGAATTATTGGGGATTAAATAATCCGGCTTAAAAATAAATTAAAAGATTACCTGATTTCAGGTAATTTTTTTTATTTGTACTATATTCGTATTGATGATTTCTCACAATGATTCAGCTATTGCACAAAAATTGGTTTGAATGAAAAAGCTGTTTTCCCTCTTTATCGTTTTCGGTCTGCTGACTTCTTGTGTTTCCAGGAAGAATCAGACTATTCAACAGAATATACTTACTCTGAAGGATAGTTATTGTAAAGCTCCTTTTAAATATAACTATAGTAATAAAGTCCCTTCCCACAATTCGGATTCTATTTTAGAAGCCAATAAAGAGCTGAAAGAAATGTTTTCTGACCAGAGTATTTTAATTTTAAATGCTTTGGATAATCTGGATGAAGTTCATCAGATTATGGACCTTAAAAAAGATTCATCCTTGGCTTCTCAGGTTAAAGTTTTACAGTTAAAGACAAAAATCAATAGTAAAATCACCATTGCCCTTACTGAATTGGATGCGGTAGCTGCAGAATTCGATTGCGAAGGCGAAAGAGTAGCGCAGATAGGCAATTATGTGGATAATCTTAATTCTTCCAGAAATAATAAATTGATTCTATATTCTATCATTACAGGTGCAGCTGCCTCTATTGCCGGAGGAATTGTTGGAGATCAAGGCTGGAGCAATGCTATTGATATTGGAGGTGGGGTGCTGGGAGCAGGTTTTGGTTTAGCAACGCTTAATCCGAAAGGGAAAAAGGTAGAATTTATTCATCAGAGAAACCTTTTGAGAGATATTTGGAAAGGTAAATTGGAATCGCCAAACTTTCCACCATTTATCTGGTATATGTATACCGAAAAGAAATTTTCCAATAGAGAAGAACGTTCCATTATCGGAAACATGAAAGAAAGATGGCTTCATTATCAGTTCGATGATAATAAAGCGGCCGCAGATCAATCCGTTATTTTCAGTGATGGTGGATATTATAGAGCAGATGACCTTCATAACCGGGCTGCGATGCTCAATCAGATGCAATCGGCTACCCGAACAATCAATCAAAACATTAATTATTTACTGCTGGATCTGGATAAATTAATCCTTTAAGAAAAATTTAACTGTAATATATTTTGTTACAATTAAAATTTGTCTATCTTTGCAATGTAATTACAATGAACAATACAAGATTTGCTACGGCAATACATATCATGACCTTATTGGCGAAAAGTCCTCAGGAGTGGCTCACTTCTGATTGGATTGCGGGTAGTATCAATGTAAACCCGGTTATTGTACGTAAAGAAATCAGCGTCTTGAGAGAAGCAGGTTTAATTATCAGCAGACAAGGGAAAGAAGGAGGAAGCCATTTGGCTAAAGATGCTGAAAATATTACGATTTCTGAGATTTACAGATCAGTAAAGAATACAGAAGTATTAGGAAAGAAAAATCAGAACCCTAATCCTGCCTGTAGTGTTG is a genomic window of Chryseobacterium nakagawai containing:
- a CDS encoding FKBP-type peptidyl-prolyl cis-trans isomerase; the protein is MGVADLLFKRKKELAEKNLNDGKEYMEEYGKRESVVQLPSGLQYEIITEGDGAKPGPKSTVKCHYHGTTISGKVFDSSVKRGTPASFPLNRVISGWTEALQLMPVGSKWRLIIPPHLAYGDQEISKEIGPNSTLVFEVELLGIK
- a CDS encoding Rrf2 family transcriptional regulator, which encodes MNNTRFATAIHIMTLLAKSPQEWLTSDWIAGSINVNPVIVRKEISVLREAGLIISRQGKEGGSHLAKDAENITISEIYRSVKNTEVLGKKNQNPNPACSVGKEINNHLNTLFEETDQLVSQFLGDKSLQEFAEQFE